Proteins found in one Hypericibacter terrae genomic segment:
- the pgmG gene encoding phosphoglucomutase/phosphomannomutase PgmG produces the protein MNDAHRFDPTVLREYDIRGLVGKTLSAADALAVGRAFGTVLVEAGALNVCLGQDGRLSSPELADAVAEGLSGCGLEVWRVGIGPTPMLYFATTVLQAGGGIMVTGSHNPAAYNGFKMMKGREAFHGDQIRDLGRIAGAGAYKSQGAKGQILERPLLDRYVERLTKDYRGDRELTVCWDAGNGSAGEAMRRLTAALPGRHILLNETIDGTFPAHHPDPTVPDNLKQLQAKVTETKADLGIAFDGDGDRIGVVDEKTRILWGDQLMVLLAQDVLADRPGSTIIADVKASQVLFDEIAKAGGQPLMWRTGHSLIKAKMAETGAPLAGEMSGHIFFADRYYGYDDALYAAVRLLSIMARRTETLGALRDRMPAVVNTPELRFPSTEERKFKVVEEVKARLKQKGATVSDIDGVRVSTPDGWWLLRASNTQDVLVVRCEARDEKGLDRLKAQVVEALGQSGVAAPDFSGKANAGH, from the coding sequence ATGAACGACGCCCATCGCTTCGATCCGACTGTGTTGCGCGAATATGACATCCGCGGTCTCGTCGGCAAGACGCTTTCGGCCGCCGATGCCCTGGCGGTCGGCCGTGCCTTCGGCACGGTGCTGGTCGAGGCCGGCGCCTTGAATGTCTGTCTCGGACAGGATGGCCGCCTGAGCTCGCCCGAGCTCGCGGACGCCGTGGCCGAGGGTCTGTCGGGCTGCGGGCTCGAGGTCTGGCGGGTCGGCATCGGCCCGACGCCCATGCTCTATTTCGCGACCACCGTGCTCCAGGCTGGCGGCGGCATCATGGTGACGGGCTCGCACAATCCCGCCGCCTATAACGGCTTCAAGATGATGAAGGGCCGCGAGGCCTTTCATGGCGACCAGATCCGGGATCTCGGCCGGATCGCGGGCGCGGGCGCCTACAAGTCGCAGGGGGCCAAGGGCCAGATCCTCGAGCGGCCGCTGCTCGACCGCTATGTCGAGCGCCTGACCAAGGACTATCGCGGCGACCGCGAGCTCACGGTCTGCTGGGATGCGGGCAACGGCTCGGCGGGGGAGGCCATGCGCCGCCTGACGGCGGCCCTGCCGGGGCGCCATATCCTGCTGAACGAGACCATCGACGGCACCTTCCCGGCGCATCACCCCGATCCCACGGTCCCCGACAATCTGAAGCAGCTCCAGGCCAAGGTGACCGAGACCAAGGCCGATCTCGGCATCGCCTTCGACGGCGATGGCGACCGGATCGGCGTGGTGGACGAGAAGACCCGCATCCTCTGGGGCGATCAGCTGATGGTGCTGCTGGCGCAGGACGTGCTGGCCGATCGGCCGGGCTCGACCATCATCGCCGACGTCAAGGCGAGCCAGGTTTTGTTCGACGAGATCGCCAAGGCCGGCGGCCAGCCGCTGATGTGGCGCACCGGCCATTCGCTCATCAAGGCGAAGATGGCGGAGACGGGCGCGCCGCTGGCCGGCGAAATGAGCGGCCATATCTTCTTCGCCGACCGCTATTACGGCTATGACGACGCGCTCTATGCGGCGGTGCGGTTGCTCTCGATCATGGCGCGGCGCACCGAAACGCTGGGTGCGCTCCGCGACCGGATGCCGGCGGTCGTGAACACGCCCGAGCTGCGCTTTCCCTCGACCGAGGAGCGCAAGTTCAAGGTCGTGGAGGAGGTCAAGGCGCGCCTCAAGCAGAAGGGCGCCACGGTCTCCGACATCGACGGCGTGCGCGTGAGCACGCCCGACGGCTGGTGGCTGCTGCGCGCCTCCAACACCCAGGACGTGCTGGTCGTGCGCTGCGAGGCGCGCGACGAGAAGGGCCTCGACCGGCTCAAGGCCCAGGTGGTCGAGGCGCTGGGGCAGAGCGGCGTCGCCGCCCCGGATTTCAGCGGCAAGGCCAACGCCGGCCACTGA